In one window of Primulina tabacum isolate GXHZ01 chromosome 8, ASM2559414v2, whole genome shotgun sequence DNA:
- the LOC142554730 gene encoding uncharacterized protein LOC142554730 — protein sequence MVSEEVGDKYFCILVDEARDISKREQMAIILRFVNNHGILTERFFSIKSVSDTTSMNLKNEISNVLVHHDLHVKKIRVQGYDGASNMRGAWNGLQALFLKDCPYAYYVHCFAHRLQLTLVSAAKGVNVIWKLFSHLDNIVNIVISSTKRIPELHIAQRNEIEYMLSIGECDSGSVLGDHSPNGRAKAEVREIYRNMASFEFVFILNLMHKIIRTSYTLCQIFQRKSQDILTAITFVTTTKTCLQEFRECGWNEFLQEVKVFCSRNEIDMLDLDCLYKIGRSCRQTTIEHHYHIDVFNAAIYFILMELNTRFNEPSVELLSLSTTLDHKNSFDSFNIDDICKLATKFYPGDFIDQEIVALEYELIYYKLDVMQNLKVSILVELCQQLIENGQSNVYVMLIRLIHLVLTLHVSTTTTERAFSAMKHVKTALRNKMEDDFLVDCLTLYIERGLAKHIDVNSIIDEFYALKSRMTQFR from the exons ATGGTTAgtgaagaagttggagataaATACTTTTGTATTCTTGTTGATGAAGCCCGAGATATATCTAAACGAGAGCAAATGGCTATTATATTGAGGTTTGTGAACAATCatgggattttgacagaaagATTTTTTTCCATCAAAAGTGTTAGTGACACTACCtcaatgaatttgaaaaatGAGATATCAAATGTTCTTGTTCATCATGATCTGCATGTTAAGAAAATCAGAGTCCAAGGATATGATGGTGCTAGCAATATGCGTGGAGCGTGGAATGGACTTCAAGcattatttctcaaagattgtcCCTATGCATACTATGTCCACTGTTTTGCACATCGTTTACAACTGACGTTGGTTTCTGCAGCTAAGGGTGTTAATGTTATTTGgaaattattttctcatttGGACAATATTGTTAATATTGTCATTTCTTCTACTAAGCGCATTCCTGAATTACATATTGCACAAAGAAATGAAATTGAGTATATGTTGTCAATTGGAGAATGTGATTCTGGAAGTG TTCTCGGTGATCATTCTCCAAATGGAAGAGCTAAGGCTGAAGTTCGGGAGATTTATAGAAACATGGCAAGCtttgaatttgtgtttattttgaacttaatgcataaaattataAGAACATCATATACTCTTTGTCaaatttttcaaagaaaatctcAAGACATTTTGACTGCTATTACATTTGTCACTACTACCAAAACTTGCCTTCAAGAATTTAGAGAATGTGGGTGGAACGAATTTCTTCAGGAAGTTAAAGTTTTTTGCTCAAGAAATGAAATTGATATGCTTGACCTTGATTGTCTATATAAGATTGGACGTTCCTGTCGGCAAACTACAATAGAGCATCATTACCACattgatgtttttaatgcagcaatatatttcattttgatGGAGTTAAATACTCGGTTCAATGAGCCATCGGTGGAACTTCTTTCTCTTAGTACAACTTtagatcataaaaattcatttgactCATTTAACATTGATGATATTTGCAAGCTTGCCACGAAGTTTTATCCAGGAGATTTCATAGATCAAGAAATTGTTGCTTTGGAGTATGAACTGATATATTATAAACTTGATGTGATGCAGAATTTAAAGGTTTCTATACTTGTTGAGTTGTGTCAGCAATTGATTGAGAATGGACAGTCAAATGTTTACGTTATGTTGATTAGATTGAttcatcttgttttgacattacATGTATCTACCACCACTACTGAGCGAGCTTTTTCAGCAATGAAGCATGTGAAGACGGCACTTCGCAATAAAATGGAGGATGACTTTCTTGTCGATTGTTTGACACTCTATATTGAACGAGGTTTAGCTAAACATATAGATGTAAATTCtattattgatgaattttatgctttaaaatctcGTATGACACAATTTCGTTAA
- the LOC142554016 gene encoding uncharacterized protein LOC142554016 isoform X1: MALFFRVSAQNLFSSLKSLYLDRTKFLGECVPSTSKLVFDFPAECVPSTSKLVFDFPALETLELENCKWLKVNLVEINAPALSMFNCYSDLLEVDKCQIKFSKAKLVKCEFVGQFVEDFDFSATSVFSATIDFRSYYNDINLIRKMGLQAGLLFKGFCGLNHLKMSGKVVDAVVQSNQRPLLPKFNMLKRLEVFTKCNSGALLELLHATPFLKSIVLEMWCWDDYDYDEVESLPSCIVSHLKEVRFRSFSKSLPDYRMAQFLWTNALRLKKIVGLCRESSEERQRKKIFGHIREESEKKEIENFWAKLKTVFKQKEHGIFVKRKKR, encoded by the exons ATGGCCTTGTTTTTCAGAGTTTCAGCCCAGAATTTGTTTTCCAGTCTTAAAAGTTTGTATCTTGACAGAACTAAATTTCTAGGTGAGTGTGTTCCCAGTACCAGCAAATTGGTGTTTGATTTTCCAGCGGAGTGTGTTCCCAGTACCAGCAAATTGGTGTTTGATTTTCCAGCGCTGGAAACGCTTGAACTAGAAAACTGCAAATGGTTAAAAGTGAATCTTGTGGAAATCAATGCCCCAGCCTTGAGTATGTTCAATTGCTACTCAGATCTTCTTGAAGTAGATAAATGCCAGATCAAGTTTTCTAAAGCCAAGCTTGTAAAGTGTGAATTTGTTGGTCAATTTGTTGAGGATTTTGATTTTAGTGCGACATCAGTTTTTTCTGCAACCATTGATTTTCGAAGTTATTACAATGATATTAACTTAATTAGAAAGATGGGATTACAAGCTGGGCTCTTATTTAAAGGATTCTGTGGTCTAAATCATTTGAAAATGTCCGGGAAGGTTGTTGAT GCTGTCGTCCAATCTAATCAAAGGCCTCTACTTCCTAAATTTAATATGCTGAAACGACTAGAAGTTTTTACAAAATGCAACAGTGGAGCACTTTTAGAGTTGCTTCATGCTACGCCATTTCTTAAATCGATCGTCTTAGAGATG TGGTGCTGggatgattatgattatgatgAGGTGGAATCTTTGCCATCATGTATTGTATCTCATCTTAAAGAAGTCCGGTTTAGGTCATTCAGTAAGAGCTTACCAGATTATCGTATGGCACAATTTCTGTGGACAAATGCTTTACGGCTGAAGAAAATAGTGGGGTTGTGCAGGGAGAGTTCTGAAGAAAGGCAAAGGAAGAAAATATTTGGGCATATCAGGGAGGAATCTGAAAAAAAGGAAATTGAGaatttttgggcaaaattgaAGACTGTGTTTAAACAAAAAGAACATGGCATATTTGtcaaaaggaaaaaaagatAA
- the LOC142554016 gene encoding uncharacterized protein LOC142554016 isoform X2, with product MALFFRVSAQNLFSSLKSLYLDRTKFLAECVPSTSKLVFDFPALETLELENCKWLKVNLVEINAPALSMFNCYSDLLEVDKCQIKFSKAKLVKCEFVGQFVEDFDFSATSVFSATIDFRSYYNDINLIRKMGLQAGLLFKGFCGLNHLKMSGKVVDAVVQSNQRPLLPKFNMLKRLEVFTKCNSGALLELLHATPFLKSIVLEMWCWDDYDYDEVESLPSCIVSHLKEVRFRSFSKSLPDYRMAQFLWTNALRLKKIVGLCRESSEERQRKKIFGHIREESEKKEIENFWAKLKTVFKQKEHGIFVKRKKR from the exons ATGGCCTTGTTTTTCAGAGTTTCAGCCCAGAATTTGTTTTCCAGTCTTAAAAGTTTGTATCTTGACAGAACTAAATTTCTAG CGGAGTGTGTTCCCAGTACCAGCAAATTGGTGTTTGATTTTCCAGCGCTGGAAACGCTTGAACTAGAAAACTGCAAATGGTTAAAAGTGAATCTTGTGGAAATCAATGCCCCAGCCTTGAGTATGTTCAATTGCTACTCAGATCTTCTTGAAGTAGATAAATGCCAGATCAAGTTTTCTAAAGCCAAGCTTGTAAAGTGTGAATTTGTTGGTCAATTTGTTGAGGATTTTGATTTTAGTGCGACATCAGTTTTTTCTGCAACCATTGATTTTCGAAGTTATTACAATGATATTAACTTAATTAGAAAGATGGGATTACAAGCTGGGCTCTTATTTAAAGGATTCTGTGGTCTAAATCATTTGAAAATGTCCGGGAAGGTTGTTGAT GCTGTCGTCCAATCTAATCAAAGGCCTCTACTTCCTAAATTTAATATGCTGAAACGACTAGAAGTTTTTACAAAATGCAACAGTGGAGCACTTTTAGAGTTGCTTCATGCTACGCCATTTCTTAAATCGATCGTCTTAGAGATG TGGTGCTGggatgattatgattatgatgAGGTGGAATCTTTGCCATCATGTATTGTATCTCATCTTAAAGAAGTCCGGTTTAGGTCATTCAGTAAGAGCTTACCAGATTATCGTATGGCACAATTTCTGTGGACAAATGCTTTACGGCTGAAGAAAATAGTGGGGTTGTGCAGGGAGAGTTCTGAAGAAAGGCAAAGGAAGAAAATATTTGGGCATATCAGGGAGGAATCTGAAAAAAAGGAAATTGAGaatttttgggcaaaattgaAGACTGTGTTTAAACAAAAAGAACATGGCATATTTGtcaaaaggaaaaaaagatAA
- the LOC142554016 gene encoding uncharacterized protein LOC142554016 isoform X3, with amino-acid sequence MALFFRVSAQNLFSSLKSLYLDRTKFLGECVPSTSKLVFDFPAECVPSTSKLVFDFPALETLELENCKWLKVNLVEINAPALSMFNCYSDLLEVDKCQIKFSKAKLVKCEFVGQFVEDFDFSATSVFSATIDFRSYYNDINLIRKMGLQAGLLFKGFCGLNHLKMSGKVVDWCWDDYDYDEVESLPSCIVSHLKEVRFRSFSKSLPDYRMAQFLWTNALRLKKIVGLCRESSEERQRKKIFGHIREESEKKEIENFWAKLKTVFKQKEHGIFVKRKKR; translated from the exons ATGGCCTTGTTTTTCAGAGTTTCAGCCCAGAATTTGTTTTCCAGTCTTAAAAGTTTGTATCTTGACAGAACTAAATTTCTAGGTGAGTGTGTTCCCAGTACCAGCAAATTGGTGTTTGATTTTCCAGCGGAGTGTGTTCCCAGTACCAGCAAATTGGTGTTTGATTTTCCAGCGCTGGAAACGCTTGAACTAGAAAACTGCAAATGGTTAAAAGTGAATCTTGTGGAAATCAATGCCCCAGCCTTGAGTATGTTCAATTGCTACTCAGATCTTCTTGAAGTAGATAAATGCCAGATCAAGTTTTCTAAAGCCAAGCTTGTAAAGTGTGAATTTGTTGGTCAATTTGTTGAGGATTTTGATTTTAGTGCGACATCAGTTTTTTCTGCAACCATTGATTTTCGAAGTTATTACAATGATATTAACTTAATTAGAAAGATGGGATTACAAGCTGGGCTCTTATTTAAAGGATTCTGTGGTCTAAATCATTTGAAAATGTCCGGGAAGGTTGTTGAT TGGTGCTGggatgattatgattatgatgAGGTGGAATCTTTGCCATCATGTATTGTATCTCATCTTAAAGAAGTCCGGTTTAGGTCATTCAGTAAGAGCTTACCAGATTATCGTATGGCACAATTTCTGTGGACAAATGCTTTACGGCTGAAGAAAATAGTGGGGTTGTGCAGGGAGAGTTCTGAAGAAAGGCAAAGGAAGAAAATATTTGGGCATATCAGGGAGGAATCTGAAAAAAAGGAAATTGAGaatttttgggcaaaattgaAGACTGTGTTTAAACAAAAAGAACATGGCATATTTGtcaaaaggaaaaaaagatAA
- the LOC142552513 gene encoding F-box/FBD/LRR-repeat protein At3g14710-like encodes MGENIQIDSNAGKKPRITYDDSENIITKLPECIISRILSLLPTKDALRTCVLSKDWEYKWTSIYNIHISDGERFLLKQTRKTSFVNFVDRVFFLSRHSTLKRFYLCCRHKYDSHRIILWISAALMRNVEDMHIVYNDGVVLPRCLFDCKSLTSLKLQLPCIFRVSAQNLFFSLKILYLTKTKILSDQVPSTDRLIFDFPVLETLELQNCEWLKVNFVEINSPALTMLRVIHYLSLPEADKYRIKISGAKIAKFEYYGHFLEYFDLGTSSVFSAAVYFRCFPKDIQVVRKNGLQARSLLKGLFSGLNHLKLSGEVVEAIAKSKQGHPLPQFNMLKRLEVFTKCDSGELLEFLHATPFLESIVLHMDHWDDYDYDTVQNVPSCIVSHLNEVRFSRFSKRLPDYRMADFLLSNATQLKKMTGLRRDSREERQKKKMSGEESEEKEIEDFWAKLRSVFKYKKHGRV; translated from the exons ATGGGGGAAAACATTCAGATTGACAGCAATGCTGGTAAGAAACCAAGAATAACTTACGATGACAGCGAAAACATCATCACTAAATTACCTGAATGTATTATTAGTCGGATTCTGTCCCTCCTGCCTACAAAGGACGCTCTGCGAACTTGTGTTCTGTCCAAAGACTGGGAATACAAATGGACTTCCATTTACAATATACACATAAGTGATGGAGAGCGATTTTTGCTTAAGCAAACCCGGAAGACGAGCTTTGTTAATTTTGTGGACAGGGTCTTCTTTCTTTCTCGGCATTCGACCTTAAAGAGATTTTATCTTTGTTGTCGTCATAAGTACGATTCACATCGCATAATATTATGGATATCTGCCGCACTAATGAGAAACGTCGAGGATATGCATATAGTTTATAATGACGGAGTTGTTTTACCCCGTTGCCTTTTCGATTGCAAGTCATTGACTAGTTTGAAACTGCAATTGCCTTGTATTTTCAGAGTTTCAGCCCAGAATCTTTTTTTCAGTCTTAAGATTTTGTATCTTACTAAAACTAAAATTCTAAGTGACCAAGTCCCCAGTACTGAccgattgatatttgattttccGGTTCTGGAAACTCTTGAACTGCAGAACTGCGAATGGTTGAAAGTAAATTTTGTGGAAATCAATTCTCCAGCCTTGACTATGCTCCGTGTGATACATTACTTGAGTCTTCCTGAAGCAGATAAATATCGGATCAAGATTTCTGGAGCCAAGATTGCGAAGTTCGAATATTATGGTcattttcttgaatattttgatCTCGGTACATCATCAGTCTTTTCTGCAGCTGTTTATTTTCGCTGTTTTCCAAAAGATATCCAAGTAGTTAGAAAGAATGGATTACAAGCTCGGTCCTTATTGAAAGGATTATTCTCTGGTCtaaatcatttgaaattatccGGGGAGGTTGTTGAG GCCATCGCCAAATCTAAACAAGGGCATCCGCTTCCTCAATTTAATATGCTGAAACGATTAGAAGTTTTCACAAAATGCGACAGTGGAGAACTTCTAGAGTTTCTTCACGCGACCCCATTTCTTGAATCCATCGTCTTACATATG GACCACTGGGATGACTATGATTATGACACGGTGCAAAATGTGCCATCATGTATCGTGTCCCATCTTAATGAAGTTCGATTTAGTCGGTTCAGCAAGAGACTACCAGATTATCGTATGGCAGATTTTTTGTTGTCGAATGCTACACAGCTAAAGAAAATGACGGGGCTGCGCAGGGACAGTAGGGAAGAAAggcaaaagaaaaaaatgtcaGGGGAGGAATCTGAAGAAAAGGAAATTGAGGATTTCTGGGCAAAACTGAGAAgtgtatttaaatataaaaaacatGGTAGAGTTTGA